A single Aspergillus chevalieri M1 DNA, chromosome 3, nearly complete sequence DNA region contains:
- a CDS encoding putative quinate pathway repressor protein QutR (COG:E;~EggNog:ENOG410PKBA;~InterPro:IPR001381,IPR006151,IPR027417,IPR036291, IPR013708,IPR041121,IPR013785,IPR031322;~PFAM:PF01202,PF08501,PF01487,PF18317;~go_function: GO:0003824 - catalytic activity [Evidence IEA];~go_function: GO:0003855 - 3-dehydroquinate dehydratase activity [Evidence IEA];~go_function: GO:0004764 - shikimate 3-dehydrogenase (NADP+) activity [Evidence IEA];~go_process: GO:0055114 - oxidation-reduction process [Evidence IEA]) — protein sequence MSILARPLKRKLREIEDLEERNGPVSRPPNPRNGAPKQAAANWHTPQFQVIEDPHWAASSLRESNSSRPSPVRFDSPLQAQRKFDPHASIVLVGIRGTGKSSLAVMLAATTGNRLIEADRYFQQVTGRSRAAFKNEYGITEYRQQEANVMESILNEHKKRCVIVCGPGFMERSGQMLLREYSKTHPVVLILRDSESIQSYLKVYDNDKIRRFFELSGPIYRACSNLEFFNVSEKCAGEYTGQHLESEVDQRHQNPTPFLTLKRLQRDFLRFIALATGGATDMCTQHASFPLSMIPVESRTYTYAVSVPISSLLERYMDIEDLECAADAFELKVDAESPPKDPRVDSSFADKITETVATIRRSIVVPMIYHVESNISGQAGGNTRRSEGEYLNLVQHGLRLSPGLVTVDLGYDDALLSQIIASRGSSRVIGHYAARQPLFEGWDGPEYMALYERAKRLGCDMVRLSQPATTMEDNFAVQRFHHRIKNLSDSHLPLTAYNTAPLGRLSCCFNPILTPVVHPSMASETTSKDLPCITIHEAQSALYSSFTLDPMQYFVFGANVNYSLSPTMHNTAYKLIGMPHVYGIHQSPTLHGLNELVENPHFGGTSVSLPYKTEAIPLLHSMSPHARAIGAVNTLIPIRNLDEKDNTILTSQHSSLYLEKSRAGPIKALHGDNTDWIGICNCFRRGLSPANAVRPASTGLVIGAGGMARAAVYAMIHLGVQNIFVYNRTFANAEKLAVHYNRQKNLASNSSQGYGQGRQTTVHASLKSLQDPWPAGYKQPTVIASCIPAHSIAGQPAPCFEMPSQWLESPTGGVVVELAYKPLNTPLIKQMRSLSHRGWVALDGLDVLPEQGFAQFELFTGRRAPRRLMRTIVLEEYKAEEGQDDPSLIQSRLENMHGQPT from the exons GAGCGAAACGGGCCAGTCTCACGGCCTCCAAACCCCAGAAATGGTGCTCCAAAGcaagcagcagcaaactgGCATACTCCGCAATTCCAAGTAATAGAGGATCCACATTGGGCTGCTTCATCTTTGCGAGAATCAAACTCCAGTCGCCCGTCGCCTGTGCGCTTCGACAGTCCCCTCCAGGCGCAGAGAAAATTCGATCCGCATGCGTCCATTGTGTTGGTTGGGATTCGCGGAACTGGCAAGTCCAGTCTTGCGGTTATGCTggcagcaacaacaggaAACAGATTGATCGAGGCAGACCGATACTTTCAGCAAGTGACCGGACGCTCTCGAGCAGCGTTCAAAAACGAATACGGCATTACGGAGTATCGCCAACAAGAAGCGAATGTTATGGAATCGATACTGAATGAACACAAAAAGAGATGTGTGATTGTTTGCGGGCCCGGGTTTATGGAACGCAGCGGACAAATGTTGCTGAGAGAATATTCGAAAACCCACCCGGTCGTTCTCATTTTACGGGATTCGGAGAGCATCCAATCCTACCTAAAGGTGTATGACAATGATAAGATTCGTCGCTTTTTTGAACTGTCAGGGCCGATCTATCGTGCATGCTCGAACCTGGAGTTCTTCAATGTGTCTGAGAAATGCGCTGGGGAGTATACAGGGCAACATCTAGAATCCGAGGTTGACCAACGACACCAGAACCCTACACCATTTCTGACGTTGAAGCGACTACAGCGCGACTTTCTTCGATTTATTGCGCTCGCAACAGGCGGCGCTACTGATATGTGCACCCAACATGCTTCGTTCCCTCTTTCCATGATACCGGTCGAATCCCGAACCTACACCTACGCAGTTTCAGTGCCGATATCTTCACTATTAGAACGCTACATGGATATTGAGGATCTGGAATGTGCAGCGGATGCTTTCGAGCTGAAAGTCGATGCGGAGAGCCCTCCCAAGGACCCCAGGGTAGATTCGAGCTTCGCAGATAAAATCACCGAAACCGTTGCAACTATCCGTCGCAGCATCGTTGTCCCCATGATATATCATGTGGAGAGCAATATCAGCGGACAAGCTGGAGGGAATACACGACGTTCAGAGGGGGAGTACCTCAACCTGGTACAGCATGGACTCCGACTCTCCCCCGGACTCGTCACAGTTGATCTGGGCTATGACGATGCCTTGCTTTCACAGATTATTGCATCGCGAGGATCAAGTCGAGTGATTGGCCACTATGCCGCCCGTCAGCCTCTATTTGAAGGCTGGGATGGCCCAGAGTACATGGCGCTATATGAAAGAGCCAAGAGACTAGGATGCGATATGGTGAGGCTATCTCAGCCAGCAACGACAATGGAAGACAACTTCGCCGTCCAACGTTTCCATCACCGAATCAAAAATCTCTCCGACTCTCATCTACCTCTAACTGCCTACAACACGGCCCCATTGGGTCGACTCTCCTGCTGCTTCAACCCCATTTTAACACCGGTAGTCCACCCCTCCATGGCATCCGAAACTACATCAAAAGACCTACCCTGCATCACCATCCACGAAGCACAATCTGCCCTCTACTCCTCCTTCACCCTCGACCCAATGCAATACTTCGTCTTCGGCGCAAACGTCAACTACTCCCTTTCACCTACCATGCACAACACCGCCTACAAACTTATTGGTATGCCCCACGTCTACGGCATCCACCAATCCCCAACCCTCCACGGCCTCAACGAACTCGTCGAGAACCCCCATTTCGGAGGAACAAGCGTCAGCCTTCCCTACAAAACCGAAGCAATTCCCCTCCTCCACTCGATGTCGCCACACGCGCGTGCTATTGGCGCCGTAAACACCCTTATCCCAATCCGCAACCTCGACGAGAAGGACAACACAATCCTCACCTCACAACACTCTTCACTATACCTCGAAAAGAGCCGCGCAGGGCCCATAAAGGCTCTGCACGGCGACAACACTGACTGGATCGGTATCTGTAATTGTTTCCGCAGGGGTCTCTCCCCAGCTAATGCCGTCCGCCCTGCATCAACGGGTCTCGTCATCGGTGCAGGAGGTATGGCCCGCGCAGCCGTATACGCGATGATCCATCTAGGCGTGCAAAACATCTTCGTCTACAACCGGACTTTTGCAAATGCTGAAAAATTGGCGGTACACTACAATCGACAGAAGAATCTGGCTTCGAACTCGTCGCAGGGTTACGGCCAGGGTCGTCAGACGACGGTACATGCTTCATTGAAGTCGTTACAGGACCCCTGGCCGGCAGGGTATAAGCAACCGACTGTCATTGCGTCTTGTATTCCAGCGCATAGTATCGCGGGACAACCAGCACCTTGCTTTGAGATGCCGTCCCAGTGGCTTGAGAGTCCGACGGGTGGTGTTGTGGTTGAG TTAGCTTATAAACCTCTCAACACACCCCTGATTAAACAGATGCGATCTCTTTCCCACCGTGGCTGGGTGGCACTGGATGGTCTTGATGTTCTTCCCGAGCAGGGCTTCGCCCAGTTTGAGCTCTTTACTGGTCGCCGTGCACCACGTCGACTCATGAGGACGATTGTGTTAGAGGAATACAAGGCAGAAGAGGGTCAGGATGATCCCAGTTTGATCCAAAGCAGGCTGGAAAACATGCACGGTCAGCCAACATAG
- a CDS encoding putative cytosolic Cu/Zn superoxide dismutase (COG:S;~EggNog:ENOG410PPE3;~InterPro:IPR036423,IPR024134,IPR001424;~PFAM:PF00080;~SECRETED:SignalP(1-19);~go_function: GO:0046872 - metal ion binding [Evidence IEA];~go_process: GO:0006801 - superoxide metabolic process [Evidence IEA]) → MQLGLVANVFLSLCLSVAAYPTNFTRAPIIVDNPSKLFEARLLEKNSTTIRGALNIWARSVGVKVHADFWGLPREKALPYHIHARRVPENGSCEATGPHLDPYNRGQYPPCDATHPETCEVGDLSGKHGPMYTAVFESFEAEYPDHFLSTDPDSPAYFGDLSIVVHGTNGERLNCGNFVLKQTGTEY, encoded by the exons ATGCAGCTCGGTCTCGTTGCCAATGTCTTCCTTAGCCTTTGCCTCTCCGTAGCTGCCTACCCTACCAACTTCACCCGGGCTCCTATTATCGTGGACAACCCTTCGAAGCTCTTCGAGGCCCGTCTGCTCGAAAAGAACTCTACGACCATCAGGGGCGCTCTCAACATCTGGGCTCGGTCAGTCGGAGTCAAGGTCCATGCAGACTTCTGGGGACTTCCGAGGGAGAAAGCTTTGC CGTACCACATTCATGCCCGTCGAGTCCCCGAGAACGGCAGTTGCGAAGCGACTGGTCCACACCTCGATCCCTACAACCGCGGCCAATACCCTCCATGCGATGCAACTCATCCCGAAACATGCGAGGTTGGTGACCTGAGTGGGAAGCATGGTCCCATGTACACCGCGGTCTTTGAGTCCTTCGAGGCCGAATACCCGGACCACTTCCTTTCGACAGACCCCGACAGCCCTGCCTACTTTGGTGATCTTTCTATTGTCGTCCACGGGACCAACGGCGAGAGGCTCAACTGCGGTAACTTTGTCTTGAAGCAGACTGGCACTGAGTACTAG
- a CDS encoding putative flavin-binding monooxygenase (COG:Q;~EggNog:ENOG410PJH7;~InterPro:IPR020946,IPR036188;~PFAM:PF07992,PF13738,PF13450;~go_function: GO:0004499 - N,N-dimethylaniline monooxygenase activity [Evidence IEA];~go_function: GO:0050660 - flavin adenine dinucleotide binding [Evidence IEA];~go_function: GO:0050661 - NADP binding [Evidence IEA];~go_process: GO:0055114 - oxidation-reduction process [Evidence IEA]) translates to MTLSQNHYIIQLPSTPEAPRFVDPRGVAQQWLNNLQTLLAIGDYAKVPELFHEQSWWRDMLALDWDLHTVQNADRIKDFLSRNQPRFQLSSFRLQHQGRFQPKLENPRGDLNWISSMFFFESRVGNGTGFLRLTVNEAGQWKAYAVYTSLQELKQIKEPLGVNRAEGTIETMPGGLSKGNWIERRKRQVEFLDEEPATLIVGAGQAGLNTAARLQNLGVSNLIVDKNERIGDNWRKRYRTLVTHDPVEFTHMAYLPFPKNWPQFTPKDKLGDWFEAYASIMELNVWLKTSIKSAEYDDSKSQWTVTLTRGDGSERVLYPRHIVWCTGHSGEPKVPTFVGQERFKGQFYHGSQHRDASESDMKGKKVVVVGTGNSGHDIAQNFYENGADTTMLQRSGTYVITVEKGVFMMHEGLHEENGAPTEEADIVSESLPFPVQFALAVDFTNRVRAVEKDTLEGLEKAGFKLDFGIDGAGISRQYITRGGGYYIDVGCSSLIIDGKIKLKHSPEGISGFDERGLILKDGSKLDADIVVLATGYDNMRTTVRKVLGDRVADRLVDVWDLDEEGELNGMWRPSGHPGFWYMGGNLAICRIYSKFLALQIKAIESGLNSQPSALKL, encoded by the exons ATGACTCTCTCTCAAAATCATTACATTATCCAACTCCCTTCGACCCCCGAAGCCCCTCGCTTTGTGGACCCTCGTGGGGTTGCCCAGCAATGGCTCAATAACTTGCAGACGTTGCTCGCCATTGGCGACTATGCAAAGGTCCCCGAGCTTTTCCATGAACAATCATGGTGGCGAGACATGCTGGCTTTGGATTGGGATCTCCATACGGTCCAGAATGCAGATAGAATTAAGGACTTCCTTAGTCGAAACCAACCCCGATTTCAGCTGTCCTCTTTCCGTCTGCAGCACCAAGGGAGATTCCAGCCCAAGTTGGAGAACCCGAGGGGAGACCTGAATTGGATCTCATCAATGTTCTTTTTCGAATCTCGTGTCGGAAATGGAACCGGTTTTCTTCGTCTTACGGTGAACGAGGCTGGGCAGTGGAAGGCGTATGCTGTGTATACTTCTCTGCAGGAGTTGAAGCAAATCAAGGAGCCACTTGGTGTGAATCGAGCTGAAGGAACAATCGAGACGATGCCTGGTGGACTTTCCAAAGGGAATTGGATTGAAAGACGCAAGCGACAAGTCGAATTTCTTGATGAGGAGCCCGCGACTCTAATCGTTGGTGCTG GTCAGGCAGGGCTTAACACGGCTGCTCGACTTCAGAATCTCGGAGTATCAAATCTTATAGTTGACAAGAATGAGCGGATTGGGGACAACTGGAGGAAGCGTTACAGG ACCCTTGTTACCCACGACCCGGTCGAGTTCACGCACATGGCATACCTTCCGTTCCCCAAGAACTGGCCGCAATTCACCCCCAAAGACAAGCTCGGAGACTGGTTCGAAGCGTATGCTAGTATAATGGAGCTTAATGTCTGGCTCAAGACCAGCATCAAGTCTGCAGAATACGATGACTCGAAATCCCAGTGGACGGTTACCCTCACCCGAGGCGATGGCAGTGAGCGAGTCCTTTACCCCCGGCATATTGTCTGGTGTACCGGCCACTCGGGCGAGCCAAAGGTTCCCACCTTTGTGGGACAGGAGCGGTTCAAGGGACAATTTTACCATGGCAGCCAGCACCGTGACGCCTCAGAATCCGACATGAAGGGCAAGAAGGTGGTCGTGGTTGGTACTGGGAACAGTGGACACGATATTGCGCAGAACTTCTACGAGAATGGTGCTGATACAACCATGCTTCAGCGAAGCGGGACATATGTCATTACAGTCGAAAAGGGCGTCTTCATGATGCACGAGGGACTCCACGAAGAGAATGG AGCCCCGACtgaagaagcagatatcGTATCGGAGAGCTTGCCCTTCCCTGTCCAGTTCGCCTTGGCCGTTGACTTCACGAACCGGGTCCGTGCCGTGGAGAAGGATACCCTCGAAGGTCTCGAGAAGGCGGGGTTCAAGCTGGACTTCGGCATCGATGGAGCAGGGATTTCCCGGCAATATATCACCCGGGGTGGAGGCTATTATATCGATGTTGGATGCAGTTCATTGATCATCGACGGCAAGATCAAGTTGAAGCACAGCCCTGAGGGCATCTCGGGCTTCGACGAGCGCGGCCTTATCTTGAAAGACGGCAGCAAGCTGGACGCAGATATCGTTGTCCTGGCTACTGGCTATGACAACATGCGGACAACTGTTCGAAAGGTCCTTGGGGATCGCGTTGCCGATCGCCTTGTTGATGTATGGGACTTGGACGAAGAGGGTGAATTGAACGGA ATGTGGCGTCCAAGTGGTCACCCCGGCTTCTGGTACATGGGAGGAAACCTGGCCATCTGCCGGATTTACTCCAAGTTCCTGGCCCTACAGATCAAGGCCATCGAGTCGGGGCTTAACTCACAACCATCCGCTCTCAAGTTGTAG
- a CDS encoding DUF3405 domain-containing protein (COG:S;~EggNog:ENOG410PI27;~InterPro:IPR021822;~PFAM:PF11885;~TransMembrane:1 (i93-114o)), producing MTIQTRRHSSAYKANSNRVPDTIDLEKQPPVARYKRRRRSSFDSDSDFESSPPPQAVATSYQQAQQQPMLAPAALRRTRAGVGFRVPNRIMRWLCLALFSGLVLFIVTLFRFTLASSVMNVHIELPRPMAKPPVWESFPFLKRYQGGLKSLVPRKDNAPEYPGDGSEELGLGAADAIAEEENRIQSRDNGGLPFSSSVFNPYPEYSSPEYVKKYGEKRECFLDEEQTVKVPQVHYYPGVPRGFPDAVIGSNEVLGIKDDVCFDRFGRFGPYGLGYSVRKGGIGAGLEGHRDGSERVWEDHPPVDFRKVDWAAAQNRCVASNNHRFKDLPEARPDRFLSMPVGVPKHEKPLSTNEQKHPPKTGTDRLPRTAVVIRTWSDFRYTPEDILYLRSLISELSLLSGGEYVVHFLVHVKDLNLQIWADDEIYERVLNDSLPEEFRGMGTLWSEKQMELMYPGLEETGMRGLPIYGVYRSTFMCMQYFGHQHPEYDYYWNWEMDARNTGHWYHFFEKVSNWAKAQPRKGLWERSARFYVPSVHGSWEDFKQMVRVQTETGTNSPNNMWTDPSKGGPGIGRGSWQSQGDQSIWGPVRPVEQDILEVEGEGIPPTTMEKDKYEWGVGEDADLIVFNPLYDPEGTTWILRDDVTGYNKDNGMPPRRTVIITASRLSRKLLQTMHKETSLKRHSMFSEMFPATTALHHGFKAVSIPHSIYMDRRWPTTYLESVFNAGRNGASGGARTAIFGEREHNFRGTTFFYSAGFSPNLWRRWLGYRVDNDGGEQEELAGEGRMCLPPMLLHPIKEVDMVIDDGEKSENELQNDQVIKDD from the coding sequence ATGACCATCCAGACACGGAGGCATTCCTCCGCCTACAAGGCCAACTCTAACCGTGTCCCCGACACCATCGACCTCGAAAAACAGCCCCCCGTTGCCCGATATAAACGTCGCCGTCGTAGCTCCTTCGATTCAGACAGCGATTTCGAGTCATCCCCGCCACCCCAGGCCGTCGCTACCTCCTACCAACAGGCTCAGCAGCAGCCCATGTTAGCACCTGCAGCCCTGCGGCGCACGCGCGCCGGGGTCGGCTTTCGCGTTCCTAATAGGATCATGCGATGGCTCTGCCTGGCGTTGTTTTCGGGGCTTGTACTTTTTATCGTGACACTTTTCCGATTTACGCTTGCCTCGTCTGTTATGAACGTTCATATCGAATTACCGAGACCGATGGCGAAACCGCCGGTATGGGAGAGCTTCCCGTTTTTGAAACGGTATCAAGGTGGTCTGAAGAGTCTGGTACCGCGTAAGGACAACGCGCCGGAATACCCTGGGGATGGATCGGAGGAATTGGGATTGGGAGCAGCAGATGCCAttgcggaggaagagaaCCGCATTCAATCCAGAGACAATGGGGGTCTTCCGTTCTCCAGCTCGGTGTTCAATCCGTACCCCGAGTATTCATCACCGGAGTACGTGAAGAAATATGGCGAGAAGCGCGAGTGTTTCTTGGATGAAGAGCAAACGGTCAAGGTTCCACAGGTCCACTATTACCCAGGTGTTCCTCGTGGGTTCCCCGATGCTGTTATTGGATCGAATGAGGTGTTGGGGATAAAAGATGATGTTTGTTTCGACCGCTTCGGTCGTTTTGGTCCTTACGGGTTGGGATACAGTGTCAGAAAAGGAGGCATCGGCGCAGGATTGGAGGGCCACCGTGATGGCTCTGAACGTGTCTGGGAGGATCACCCTCCGGTAGATTTCCGTAAAGTGGACTGGGCTGCTGCTCAAAACCGTTGCGTGGCCAGCAACAACCATCGCTTTAAGGATCTGCCAGAGGCGCGACCGGATCGCTTCTTGTCCATGCCTGTCGGCGTTCCGAAACACGAAAAGCCATTGTCTACGAACGAGCAAAAGCATCCGCCAAAAACTGGTACGGACCGTTTGCCTCGGACAGCCGTCGTTATCCGGACTTGGTCTGATTTCCGTTACACACCTGAAGACATTCTGTACCTGCGCTCCCTCATTTCAGAGCTTTCTCTTCTGTCGGGCGGAGAATACGTGGTACATTTCCTCGTCCATGTGAAGGACCTGAACCTGCAAATCTGGGCTGATGACGAGATTTACGAGCGGGTACTCAACGATTCGCTCCCGGAGGAATTCCGCGGAATGGGAACTCTTTGGTCGGAAAAGCAGATGGAACTCATGTACCCCGGTCTGGAAGAGACCGGGATGCGAGGCCTGCCGATCTATGGTGTGTACCGGAGTACCTTCATGTGCATGCAGTACTTTGGCCACCAGCATCCGGAATATGACTACTACTGGAATTGGGAGATGGACGCGCGCAACACTGGTCACTGGTACCATTTCTTCGAGAAGGTCTCCAACTGGGCCAAAGCACAGCCCCGGAAGGGCCTTTGGGAACGCAGTGCTCGATTCTATGTTCCATCCGTGCACGGATCCTGGGAGGATTTCAAACAAATGGTACGGGTACAAACCGAGACCGGCACTAACAGCCCCAACAACATGTGGACAGACCCGAGCAAAGGAGGTCCTGGAATTGGTCGAGGTTCATGGCAAAGTCAGGGCGACCAGTCTATCTGGGGTCCCGTGCGCCCAGTTGAGCAGGACATCCTTGAGGTGGAAGGCGAAGGCATCCCCCCAACCACGATGGAGAAGGACAAGTATGAATGGGGTGTTGGCGAGGACGCAGACTTGATCGTGTTCAACCCGCTCTACGACCCCGAAGGCACAACCTGGATTCTTCGCGACGACGTGACAGGTTATAACAAGGACAACGGCATGCCCCCTCGACGCACCGTGATCATAACCGCCTCGCGCCTCTCCCGCAAACTCCTCCAAACCATGCACAAGGAAACCAGCCTCAAGCGCCACAGCATGTTCTCCGAAATGTTCCCCGCAACCACCGCCCTCCACCACGGCTTCAAGGCCGTATCCATTCCACACTCAATCTATATGGACCGCCGCTGGCCGACAACCTACCTCGAATCGGTCTTCAACGCCGGCCGCAACGGCGCGTCTGGTGGTGCTCGGACAGCCATCTTCGGCGAGCGCGAGCACAACTTCCGCGGTACGACTTTTTTCTACTCCGCAGGCTTCTCCCCTAACCTCTGGAGACGCTGGCTCGGATACCGGGTTGATAACGACGGTGGTGAGCAGGAGGAGCTGGCGGGTGAGGGGCGGATGTGTCTGCCACCGATGCTGTTACATCCGATCAAGGAAGTAGATATGGTGATTGACGACGGAGAGAAGTCGGAGAATGAGCTCCAGAATGATCAGGTTATTAAGGATGATTGA
- a CDS encoding uncharacterized protein (COG:S;~EggNog:ENOG410PNQD;~InterPro:IPR040841;~PFAM:PF17648;~TransMembrane:1 (o27-45i)) — translation MTNHYPPIPFLPSLLDLNLNLTFSNDTTTTTTLLTLLTIPLLLFLSHTIRKDYAAFIALGPGGVPQSPKGYIGFCCLRPFALRNPFEPPRLPPTLYPQDGYLASDALPTRKGPRPVVKGIAPQRQLTQQGNQTTYEMLSQELLTLVRMHTHTHGLYTDTSCFEKHSVGVFVAEKFRSRVTCNGEVCHAHPSDGSMHLCLHPADVKVFLVKGWGQRHPIAREKSWWWRVLRTGKRKLPPNFVMVYAPRDEKELRVIVDIVRAAICWVSGRGLRWERECVMED, via the exons ATG acaAACCACTACCCACCAATCCCcttcctcccctccctcctcgacctcaacctcaacctcaccTTCAGCAACGacaccacaacaacaaccaccctCTTAACCCTCCTCAcaatccccctcctcctcttcctctcccacACAATCCGCAAAGATTATGCTGCCTTCATCGCCCTCGGCCCCGGCGGCGTGCCCCAATCCCCAAAAGGCTACATTGGCTTCTGCTGTCTCCGCCCCTTCGCCCTCCGCAATCCCTTCGAACCACCTCGCCTACCCCCGACGCTCTATCCACAAGATGGATATCTTGCATCCGACGCGCTACCGACACGGAAGGGCCCTCGACCGGTAGTCAAGGGGATAGCGCCGCAGCGGCAGTTAACACAGCAGGGCAACCAGACGACGTATGAAATGCTGAGCCAGGAGTTGTTGACTCTGGTGCGGATGCATACGCATACGCATGGGTTATACACGGATACGTCGTGTTTTGAGAAACACAGCGTGGGGGTGTTTGTTGCGGAGAAGTTCAGGTCCCGCGTGACTTGTAATGGGGAGGTGTGTCATGCGCATCCGAGTGATGGGAGCATGCATTTGTGTCTGCATCCGGCGGATGTCAAGGTGTTTCTGGTCAAGGGATGGGGACAGAGGCATCCCATCGCGCGGGAGAAAAGCTGGTGGTGGCGGGTGTTGAGGACGGGGAAGAGGAAGTTGCCGCCGAATTTCGTGATGGTGTATGCGCCGAGAGATGAAAAGGAGCTGAGGGTGATTGTCGACATCGTGCGGGCGGCCATCTGTTGGGTTAGTGGAAGGGGGTTGCGATGGGAGAGGGAATGTGTGATGGAAGATTGA
- the arfA gene encoding putative ADP-ribosylation factor (COG:U;~EggNog:ENOG410PGWR;~InterPro:IPR005225,IPR027417,IPR006689;~PFAM:PF04670,PF00025,PF08477,PF00071,PF01926, PF09439;~go_function: GO:0005525 - GTP binding [Evidence IEA]): MGLTFSKLFDRLWGRKEMRILMVGLDAAGKTTILYKLKLGEIVTTIPTIGFNVETVEYKNIQFTVWDVGGQDKIRPLWRHYFQNTQGIIFVVDSNDRDRIVEAREELQRMLNEDELRDALLLVFANKQDLPNAMSPAEITQQLGLQSLTRRAWFIQSTCATTGDGLYEGLEWLADALRKTNRD; this comes from the exons ATGGGTCTCACCTTCTCGAAGTTGTTCGACAGACTATGGGGTCGTAAGGAGATGCGAATCCTGATGGTCGGTCTCGACGCCGCCGGAAAGACCACCATCCTGTATAAGCTGAAGTTGGGTGAAATCGTCACCACCATCCCCACAATTG GTTTCAACGTCGAGACCGTCGAGTACAAGAACATTCAATTCACCGTGTGGGATGTCGGTGGCCAGGACAAGATCCGTCCCCTCTGGAGACACTACTTCCAGAACACTCAGGGTATCATCTTCGTTGTTGACAGCAACGACCGTGACCGTATCGTCGAGGCCCGCGAAGAGTTGCAGCGTATGCTGAACGAAGATGAACTCCGTGACGCTCTCCTCCTTGTTTTCGCTAACAAGCAAGATTTGCCG AACGCCATGAGCCCCGCCGAGATTACCCAGCAGCTTGGTCTGCAGAGTCTCACCCGCCGTGCTTGG TTCATCCAATCCACCTGCGCTACCACCGGTGATGGTCTCTACGAAGGTCTCGAGTGGCTCGCCGACGCTCTGCGGAAAACGAACCGTGACTAA
- a CDS encoding uncharacterized protein (COG:S;~EggNog:ENOG410Q2BH) gives MKLTSIPPPDLVVIEFKSIAALQQEAEALHRKLNEDGETGNQYLVVKKMPRGASILLGVYRKMMDSVTYRISWEGEKGQIRIIPSPAYAMIIRSLTDKITDALLDKGVEIFEFGWGSTTAYRSLTGHGGKQPDDCFLPPTRRTLPAEEVKWPTLVMVSGMSESQEKVFEDASWWFENSCGQVRMVITLLINRAKKTVDWEMRQLAKPGQLPPGRSYFTKPYLDMPPLALQHPADQQQYISQMGHISQNREIKNMRMYIHFRALFDRKPGPRETDIQLSAHDLIDIAKYL, from the coding sequence ATGAAACTAACATCAATTCCACCACCTGATCTCGTGGTCATCGAATTTAAGAGTATAGCAGCACTCCaacaagaagcagaagcccTTCATCGCAAGCTCAATGAAGATGGCGAGACTGGCAACCAATATCTCGTGGTGAAGAAAATGCCCAGGGGTGCCTCAATCCTCCTAGGCGTGTACCGCAAGATGATGGACAGCGTTACTTACAGAATTAGCTGGGAAGGCGAAAAGGGACAGATCAGAATCATCCCATCGCCTGCTTATGCCATGATTATTAGAAGCTTGACTGACAAGATCACCGACGCCCTTCTCGACAAAGGCGTTGAAATTTTCGAATTTGGGTGGGGGAGCACGACGGCTTATCGTTCGTTAACCGGGCATGGTGGGAAACAACCTGATGATTGTTTCTTGCCACCAACGAGACGAACATTACCCGCAGAAGAAGTCAAGTGGCCGACTCTCGTCATGGTATCGGGAATGAGTGAATCCCAGGAAAAGGTGTTCGAGGATGCCAGCTGGTGGTTCGAGAATAGCTGTGGTCAAGTTCGCATGGTGATCACTCTTTTGATCAACAGAGCAAAGAAAACTGTCGACTGGGAGATGCGGCAGCTAGCAAAACCGGGCCAGTTACCCCCTGGGAGGTCCTATTTCACAAAACCATATCTGGATATGCCCCCTTTGGCTTTGCAGCATCCTGCTGATCAGCAGCAGTACATCTCGCAAATGGGACATATCAGCCAGAATCGAGAAATTAAAAACATGCGAATGTACATTCACTTCCGGGCTTTATTTGATCGTAAACCTGGGCCCCGGGAAACAGACATCCAGCTGAGTGCGCATGATCTTATCGACATTGCTAAATATCTTTAG